One Bradyrhizobium sp. CCGB12 genomic window carries:
- a CDS encoding PA0069 family radical SAM protein: MSPASSHALKHPPVTAPSEPAGADSDFPELGVAIDRARRRGRGAQSNASGRYEAEARVAFDDGWQSLEELPPFKTTVGIDTSRKVITRNESPDIGFDRSINPYRGCEHGCVYCFARPTHAYLGLSPGLDFESKLFAKPEAPALLEKELAATGYEPRMIAIGTNTDPYQPIERERKIMRGILEVLERAGHPLGIVTKSALVVRDIDILARMAKRNLAKVAISVTSLDPKLARTMEPRASTPPKRLEALKQLSEAGIPTTVMVAPVIPALNDSEIERILDAAAHAGVKEASYVLLRLPLEVRDLFREWLMANYPDRYRHVFTLIRDMRGGRDYDAKWGERMKGTGPMAWTIGRRFEIACERLGLNKRRSKLTTDHFARPKRNGDQLSLF; this comes from the coding sequence ATGAGTCCAGCATCCTCACATGCTCTCAAGCACCCGCCGGTCACGGCGCCCTCCGAGCCGGCGGGTGCGGACTCTGATTTTCCCGAGCTTGGCGTCGCCATCGACCGCGCGCGCAGGCGAGGGCGGGGCGCGCAGTCCAATGCCAGCGGCCGCTATGAGGCCGAGGCGCGCGTCGCCTTCGACGATGGCTGGCAGAGCCTGGAGGAACTGCCGCCGTTCAAGACCACGGTCGGGATCGACACCTCGCGCAAGGTGATCACCCGCAACGAGTCCCCAGACATCGGCTTCGACCGCTCGATCAATCCCTATCGCGGCTGCGAGCACGGCTGCGTCTATTGCTTCGCGCGGCCGACGCACGCCTATCTCGGCCTGTCGCCGGGGCTCGACTTCGAGTCAAAACTGTTCGCCAAGCCCGAGGCGCCGGCGCTGCTCGAGAAGGAGCTCGCCGCGACCGGCTACGAGCCGCGAATGATCGCGATCGGCACCAACACCGATCCCTATCAGCCGATCGAGCGCGAGCGAAAGATCATGCGCGGCATTCTGGAGGTGCTGGAGCGCGCCGGCCATCCCCTCGGCATCGTCACCAAGTCGGCACTGGTGGTGCGCGACATCGACATTCTCGCGCGGATGGCCAAGCGCAATCTCGCCAAGGTCGCGATCTCGGTCACCTCGCTCGATCCGAAGCTGGCGCGCACCATGGAGCCGCGCGCCTCGACGCCGCCGAAGCGGCTGGAGGCGCTGAAGCAGCTCTCGGAGGCGGGCATTCCGACCACGGTGATGGTTGCGCCCGTGATTCCTGCGCTGAACGATTCCGAGATCGAGCGCATCCTCGATGCCGCCGCCCATGCCGGCGTCAAGGAAGCCTCCTATGTGCTGCTGCGACTGCCGCTGGAGGTGCGCGATCTCTTCCGCGAATGGCTGATGGCGAACTATCCGGATCGCTATCGTCACGTCTTCACGCTGATCCGCGACATGCGCGGCGGCCGCGACTACGATGCGAAATGGGGCGAGCGGATGAAGGGAACCGGCCCGATGGCCTGGACCATCGGCCGCCGCTTCGAGATCGCCTGCGAACGGCTCGGCCTCAACAAGCGGCGCTCCAAACTGACGACGGACCATTTTGCGAGGCCGAAGCGGAACGGCGATCAGCTCAGCCTGTTCTGA
- a CDS encoding ribonuclease HII gives MIRDKSAKKPAKSAPEKSVPEKDAAKKAAPAKAAKAPAGKKGIIAIAAPSFRRERALIKRGVWPVAGCDEAGRGPLAGPVVAAAVILDPDRIPRGIDDSKRLTAEEREKLFDKICATAQVSVAVASPSRIDRDNILRASLWALKRAVVALPEPPRHVFVDGRDRLDTECDCEAVIGGDGIVLSIAAASIVAKVTRDRLMCALAQDCPGYGFEQHKGYAVPEHLDALDRLGPSIHHRTFFAPVAAARAKHMPWTVEPVQDLFSVTEVEVQVDASVEIDASANL, from the coding sequence ATGATTCGGGACAAGTCTGCCAAGAAGCCGGCCAAGAGTGCGCCGGAGAAGAGCGTGCCAGAGAAGGACGCCGCGAAAAAGGCTGCACCTGCCAAGGCGGCCAAAGCTCCGGCCGGCAAGAAAGGCATCATCGCCATCGCGGCGCCGAGCTTCCGCCGCGAGCGTGCGCTGATCAAGCGCGGCGTCTGGCCGGTCGCCGGTTGCGACGAGGCCGGCCGCGGACCGCTCGCCGGCCCCGTGGTGGCGGCAGCCGTGATTCTCGACCCCGACCGCATTCCCCGCGGCATCGACGATTCCAAGCGGCTGACGGCGGAGGAGCGCGAAAAGCTGTTCGACAAGATCTGCGCCACTGCGCAGGTCTCGGTCGCCGTCGCCTCGCCTTCCCGGATCGACCGCGACAACATCCTGCGCGCCTCGCTATGGGCGCTGAAGCGCGCGGTGGTGGCCCTGCCCGAACCGCCCAGACATGTCTTCGTTGACGGCCGCGACCGGCTCGACACGGAATGCGACTGCGAGGCCGTGATCGGCGGCGATGGCATCGTTCTGTCGATCGCCGCGGCCTCGATTGTCGCCAAGGTCACCCGCGACCGGCTGATGTGCGCGCTGGCGCAGGACTGCCCCGGCTACGGTTTCGAGCAGCACAAGGGCTACGCCGTCCCCGAACATCTCGATGCGCTCGACCGCCTCGGCCCCTCCATTCACCACCGCACCTTCTTCGCTCCCGTCGCCGCCGCCCGCGCCAAGCACATGCCCTGGACGGTCGAGCCGGTGCAGGACTTGTTTTCGGTGACCGAGGTCGAGGTGCAGGTGGACGCGAGCGTGGAGATCGATGCCTCCGCAAATCTCTAG
- a CDS encoding VOC family protein, with the protein MVKELTVPVPRLTVITLGVSDIRASIAFYDALGFSRRLKATGEAVAFYDTGGPVIALYPWDQLAADAALPDNPRPSAFRGMTLAWNCRTHEEVDAVLAFALGKGATLLKAAHETDYGGYSGYFTDPDGHPWEVVTAPGIDVGEDRRVHLGN; encoded by the coding sequence ATGGTCAAGGAACTCACCGTCCCGGTGCCGCGGCTCACCGTCATTACGTTAGGTGTGAGCGACATCCGCGCCAGCATCGCCTTTTACGACGCGCTCGGTTTTTCGCGCCGGCTGAAGGCGACCGGCGAGGCCGTCGCCTTCTACGATACCGGTGGTCCGGTGATCGCCTTGTATCCGTGGGATCAGCTCGCGGCCGACGCGGCGTTGCCGGACAATCCGCGGCCGTCGGCCTTTCGCGGGATGACGCTCGCCTGGAACTGCCGGACGCACGAGGAGGTCGATGCGGTGCTGGCCTTCGCCCTCGGGAAGGGGGCCACCTTGCTGAAGGCGGCGCACGAAACCGATTATGGCGGCTATTCCGGCTATTTCACCGACCCCGACGGCCATCCCTGGGAGGTCGTGACCGCACCCGGCATCGATGTCGGCGAGGATCGGCGGGTACATCTGGGTAACTAA
- a CDS encoding glycosyltransferase family 39 protein codes for MRFTSLVIELIRARPRLIVWIAVLLQAAMWLFVALVFYRSPPGSLATLLAFGREYQVGTDLGPPLPIWLADIAYRAAGGHMLGVYVLAQLCEIATFIALYHLSRAVVGSQQAVLAVLLTMTVLAFSSPALDFGPLVLARPLWALLLLHSWQIIGQRRGNAWFAWSIEAGLLLLTTPAAIFLLLLLVVFAVATAGGRRTLRGLDPLFALIVVAVLALPYAVWLMRAETLTMPALPQVSELNARALHAAWLLGGLVLGAAAIPALTFLNTRLFAGKGEEPPIIYRPRVEPLARNFVYFFALAPALGAVLVSGSLGLESVVGGAGVVLVMLGLAVVVAAGDLIAMRRARMLRMVWAASVVAPAIGVVLAVLLMPWTGTGEIATSMPARAISDFFDESFARRTNHRLRAVAGETELASLITLHSGRPHLFIDADPARTPWINQVKFSETGGVVVWRASDTAGTPPPEILKRFPGIVPEVPRAFEWLVTGRQQLLRIGWAIVRPKGS; via the coding sequence ATGCGGTTTACCTCACTGGTCATCGAGCTCATTCGCGCCCGACCGCGGCTGATCGTGTGGATCGCCGTGCTGCTGCAGGCCGCGATGTGGCTGTTCGTCGCGCTGGTGTTCTACCGCAGCCCGCCCGGCAGCCTTGCCACGTTGCTGGCCTTCGGCCGCGAATACCAGGTCGGCACCGATCTCGGCCCGCCTTTGCCGATCTGGCTGGCCGACATCGCCTATCGCGCCGCCGGCGGCCATATGCTGGGCGTCTATGTGCTCGCCCAGCTGTGTGAGATCGCGACCTTCATCGCGCTCTACCATCTCTCGCGCGCCGTGGTTGGTTCGCAGCAAGCGGTGCTCGCCGTGCTGCTGACCATGACGGTGCTGGCCTTCTCCTCGCCCGCGCTCGATTTCGGCCCCCTGGTGCTGGCGCGGCCGCTCTGGGCGCTGTTGCTGCTGCACTCCTGGCAGATCATCGGCCAACGCCGCGGCAATGCCTGGTTCGCCTGGTCGATCGAGGCCGGCCTCCTGTTGCTCACGACGCCGGCGGCGATCTTTCTCCTCCTGCTGCTGGTCGTGTTCGCGGTCGCGACCGCCGGCGGCCGCAGGACGCTGCGCGGGCTCGATCCGCTATTTGCGCTGATCGTCGTCGCCGTGCTGGCGCTGCCCTATGCGGTCTGGTTGATGCGTGCCGAGACGTTGACGATGCCGGCCTTGCCGCAGGTTTCGGAGCTCAACGCCCGCGCCCTGCACGCAGCCTGGCTGCTCGGTGGGCTCGTGCTCGGGGCGGCGGCGATCCCGGCACTGACCTTCCTCAACACCAGGCTGTTTGCCGGCAAAGGCGAAGAACCGCCGATCATTTATCGCCCGCGAGTCGAACCGCTGGCGCGCAATTTCGTCTATTTCTTCGCGCTCGCCCCTGCACTCGGCGCGGTGCTGGTCTCCGGCTCGCTGGGGCTCGAATCCGTCGTCGGCGGCGCCGGTGTCGTGCTGGTCATGTTGGGCCTTGCCGTGGTCGTTGCGGCCGGCGATCTCATCGCGATGCGTCGCGCGCGGATGCTGCGCATGGTATGGGCCGCTTCGGTCGTGGCGCCCGCCATTGGCGTCGTGCTCGCCGTCCTGCTCATGCCCTGGACCGGCACCGGCGAGATCGCGACCTCGATGCCGGCGCGTGCGATCTCGGATTTCTTCGACGAAAGCTTCGCCCGCCGCACCAACCATCGCCTGCGCGCGGTCGCCGGCGAGACCGAGCTTGCGAGCCTGATCACGCTACATTCGGGCCGGCCGCATCTCTTCATCGATGCCGACCCCGCGCGCACGCCGTGGATCAATCAGGTCAAGTTCAGCGAGACCGGCGGTGTCGTGGTCTGGCGCGCCTCCGACACCGCCGGCACCCCTCCGCCGGAGATCCTCAAGCGCTTCCCCGGCATCGTGCCGGAAGTGCCCCGCGCCTTCGAATGGCTGGTGACCGGCCGCCAGCAGCTGCTACGCATCGGCTGGGCCATTGTGCGGCCGAAGGGGAGCTGA